A segment of the Asinibacterium sp. OR53 genome:
CACCCGAAGCATATACTACTGTGTAAGGGCTGCCTGACTGACCGGCATAGAAGAAGTTCAGTGAAGTAGCATTCATCTGGTTCCATACCAGGGTACCACCCAGTGTAGCTACGATACGATCGCGCAGATCGAAGTTAGAGTAAGCCAGTTGAGGACTATTGGGTACAATGGCAGGGTTCACTTCAAAGTTAGACTGGAATGAGTTACGGATACCGTTGCTCAGGTCTTTACTTACACCATAAGTATAAGCAGCGCTCCAGTTCAGGTTCAGGAAGTGGGTACCTACCCTGATGTTGTTGGTAGTCTTGCTTAACTGTGCAGTGAGGTTATAACGGTAACCTTCAGTGGTATTGCTTAAGAAATAAGCGTTGGAATAGCCACCATACAGTTTACCACCGGTATAAACGGGGGACTTTGTAGGTCCGGTGCTATAATATTCTGCCTGGTCTTTGATGTTGATCTGCTGGAACTTCACATCATAGAGGGTCTTGGTGTACATACCTTCCAGTGTTAATTTATAGCCATTGCCGAATTTGAAATCAGCAGCCAGGCTTGAACGCCAGATAGTAGGCAGTTTGAAGTTATTGTCGATGATGTCCACCTCGCGGGTAGCGCTGGCGCTGGGTCCACCGTATTTATTTACAGTGTCTTTCAGGTACAGCGGGTTCACAGCCAGGGGAACAGTAGTACCGGAAGCTGGCTTGTAATCGATGTTGCCGTATACAGTACCATTCAAGGTATAAGCATATCCGAGCCATGCAAAAGGCATACGGCCTACGAAGATACCAGTACCGCCACGCAATACTACAGACTGGTTACCATTGATATCCCAGTTGAAACCAATGCGGGGAGAGATGGTAGCCTGGCCCAGCCATTTGTTGTTCAGCTGAGAGAAAGCTGTATTGGTATAAGTAGGGTTCGCTGAATTATTAGCAGGAACCGTATTCAAAGCCGGATCGGTTGTAGGTTGATTACCCACGGCTGAATAATCTACGCGGATACCCGGAGTGATCTTGAATTTGGTACTGGCAGTGATCTCATCCTGTACATACGCGCTCAGCAATGCCACTTTGAAAGGATTGGGCGGGTTGTTGTACAGGGAGTTCCTGTCGTTCGGGTACTTAGGATCGGTTGTGAAGGCGCCGCGGATACGGGTAGGCTGATCGTTCTGGAAACCTTTCACATCTTTATATTCCCAACGGCCATTCCATGAGTTAATGAAACCATAAGTGAGGTTATAGAACTCATTGTGTGTACCGAAAGTGAACTTATTGATACCGGTAGTATAAGTAACGTTATCGCTCAGTTCAACAGTTTGTTGCTTCATATTATAGATAGAAGCTTCCCTCCAGGTACCAGCCCAGATACGGCCGCTACCAATATCCATGAAGGGCGATAATACGCCGGGGAAATCGCGGTACTCGTGTACGTTGATATAGCTGGCATTGAACTGGTTGCTCAGGTTGTTGCTGAGTTTGCTCTTCAGTTCGGCTACCAGGTTTATATTTTTAGTATGCTGTGTAAAGTCGGTAGAAGAGAACTGGAAGTTGGTAGTGCTGCGCTCCAGGTTATTACCCCATCCATTGGTATAGATGGCACGCAGGGTAAGGCTGTTCCTGTTGTTCAGGTTGAAGTCCAAACGCGCGAACAGCTTATCACTGTTGGTGAAGATTTTATACTTATCATAAGAACCCACATCATAACCTTTGCCCTGCAGCTGTGCCTGGATGGCCTGTGCATCGGCAATGGTGATGGCAGCTCCGGGATCGCCTGCATTGTAGAAAGTAGGCTCCTGGCGGCGGGTCTGTTCGAAGTTGACGATGAAGAACGCTTTGTTTTTAGCGATCGGTCCGCTTACGGTAGCGCCGTACTGGTAATCGTAGAAATCAGAACCGATCTTGGTTTTGAGACCGTCTACACTTTTACCGGTAAGGGTTTGGTTACGGCCATAACCGTATACAGATCCATGGAAATCGTTGGTACCGCTCTTGGTAACAGCGTTTACGCTACCACCGGTAAAGTTACCCAGCTTCACATCGTAAGGAGCCAGTTGAACCTGTACTTCCTGGATCACATCGAGACTGTAAGGGTTGGTACGGGTACCGGCGCCGGCAGAACCAGCCTGGCCGCCACCGCTTACGCCACCGAAAGAGTTACTGAAGCCGATGGCATCATTGTTGATGGCGCCATCTACAGTAAGGTTGTTGTAGCGGAAGTTGGTTCCTGCAAAAGAGTTATTGTTAGATGCGGGGGTCAGACGGGTAAAGTCAGACAAGCTCCTGCCCAATGTAGGCAGGGTATTCAGTTGCCTGCTTCCAACGGTTACACCGCCCTGTACTTGTTTCCTTCCGGCTGCAGTAACGGTTACTTCTGTAAGCGCGTTGGTAGAGCTGATGAGGTTAACGTTCAGGTCGGGGTTGCTGCCGAGGGTCAGGTTTACATCGTTCATCACTTCTTCTTTGAAGCCGATGAAAGAGATTTTGATGGTGTACGGACCGCCCGCTTTAAGGTTGGGAACGGTGAAAATGCCTTTACTGTTAGTTTGGGTGGTGGTTACGAAACCGGTGGGCTCGTGTTTAACGGTTACCACAGCTCCGGCAACGAATGCGCCTTTGGCTTCTTTAACATGGCCACTGATGGTAGCCGATGTTTCCTGGGCCTGCAGCGTGACTGAAAAAAGCAGGACTGCCAATACAGACAATACTACTTGCAGCTTTTTAAACATACTAAGTTGTTTTTAATTTTCGCTGCAAAATTGTTAACACAATGTTACCCCAATGTTAACTAAACACCCTGGTAACCTATTGGTAACATTAACTTAACACAGAAGAGCCGAGGTCCGTCATCCTGAGGTCGTCATCCTGAGCGAGCGAAGCGAGTCGAAGGACCTGCTCAAACCTGAAGCAACTCCCGCATCAATTCAGCCAGGGAGATAGCCGTAACATTGTCTGTTAAAGTAAACCGGTCTGTACCTGCATATACTACATAGCGCTTTTGGGGATTTACATCCTGGCAGGCAATATGGAATCCCTTGCTGAGTGAAGGCGATGAGCTGCGTTTGATTTCGATAGCCCATTTTTCATCTGCTGAAAACTCAAGGATCAGGTCGATCTCTGCTCCCCCGGGTGTACCATAATAAAAAGCCTGCATACCGGCCGGAGCGACTGATAAAATGTTTTCAATCACAAAGCCTTCCCAACTGCCTCCTACCACCGGATGTCCCAGCAATTGATTGTAGCTGCCGATATTCAGTAAAGCATGGACTATCCCGCTATCACGCACATATATCTTGGGAGAACGCACCAGGCGTTTACCAATATTAAAGGTCCAGGGTTTCAGGCGCCTGATCAATAATAGATCCACCATCAGGTCGAGATACCGTCCAATGGTTACACCTGAAATTTCCAGGTTACGCCCCAGGTGCGATGCATTCAATACAGCCCCCTGGTTGTGGGCTAACATCGTCCAGAATCTTTCCAGGGTTTCAGCGGGTATGCGCGGACCAAATTGTGGGATATCGCGTTCGAGATAGGTTTTAATAAAATCACGCCGCCACTGAAGACTGTTGCTTTCAGTATCGGCCAGCAGGCTTTCAGGAAAACCGCCACGCAACCAAAGCTCGTTGAGCCTGTCGTACTTATCACCGCCATATTCCAATGCATCTACCGGATATAATTCGATATAGGTAATTCTGCCGGCCAGGGATTCGCCGGATTGTTGCAACAAATCAAGTGAAGCTGAGCCAAGGAAGAGGAACTGCCCGGTTTTGTGGCCTTTTCGCCTTTCCTGGTCAATGATGCCACGTAGCTCCTGGAACAATTCAGGCAGCCGCTGCACTTCATCCATCACAATCAGCTTATCACTGTTCTGTGAATGAAACAAATGGATGTCCCGTACTTTCTCAAGATCCAGGCGGCTTTCGAGATCGAGATAAACAGAAGGAGCACCTTCGGCTATGTTCAAGGCAATCGTTGTTTTACCCACCTGGCGAGGGCCAATCAACGCTACTGAGGGACTGCGCTGCAATGCTGCTCTTATGGAAGTTTCCAGTCTTCGGGGTATCATCTCTGCAAATTTAACACAAAATGTTAGATTTGCAGAGATGATTATTGTTGCTGCATATCGGCTTTAGCCGCCGTCACACGCTGGGCGCGGTAAATACCGGAGTGGCCACTGAAATAATAAGCGGTGAAACAGGCTATTGCATAATAGATGGTGTACTCGCCGCCGAACAGTTCAATACCCATCAAGGTACAGGCGATGGGTGTATTGGTGGCCCCGGCGAAAACGGCGATAAAGCCCAGTCCGGCCATAAGATCGGCCGGTGAACCGGTAAGTGCGGCAATGGCATTGCCCAGGGCGGCGCCGATGAAAAACAGGGGCGTCACCTCTCCTCCTTTAAAACCCATGCCAATGGTAATGGCGGTGAAGAGGAGTTTCCAAAACCAACTGGTATAGCCGGCGCCACCGGGTTGGAAAGAAGACACAATACTCACACCATTCGTATGTGCATTGGTAACGCCCAATCCCAGGTAATCGGAAGTACCCAGTATCAATGTCAGCACTATAATGATGCATCCGCCGGCAAAAGGAACCAGCCAGGGCGTTTTGATGTATTGCGTGCTGTACTTTTTGATGTTGCGCGACAGTTCGGCAAAAAAGAACCCGGCCAGCCCGAAACATATACCGGCGAGGATCACTTTCATGAGCAGTATCCCGTTGAAATGCAGGTATGGCAACAGATGTGCCGCTGCTGCCTGCAAAGGGGCGATGGCATAATGCGTGTGCCGGATGCCCCATGCGCTGCAGGTGATATCGGCCAGGAAAGCGGCTATGAAGCAGGGCAACAGGGCCGTATGGTTGATGCGGCCAACTGCCAGTACTTCCAACGCAAAGATGGCGCCTGTTAGAGGGGTACCGAAAACAGCCCCAAAGCCGGCAGCCATTCCTGCCATCAGTAATATGCGCAGGTCGTTCCCGTTGAGCCGCATCCATTTACCGAGGAGTCCTGCCATACTGCCGCCCATTTGAACAGCCGTTCCTTCCCTGCCCGCCGAGCCTCCGAATAAATGAGTGATGAGTGTAGTGATCAATACCAGTGGCGTCATGCGCGCAGGCACGCCTCCGCCCGGCTCATGAATTTCCTCCATGATGAGGTTATTGCCCGCTTCGGCATTCTTGCCGGCGTATTTATACAGGAAGAAAATCAGCACACCTGCTACCGGCAATAAGAAAAGCAGCCATTCATGCTGTTCCCTCAGAACGGTTACCTCATTGAGAAGCCACAAAAACAAAGCCACCAGGGAACCTACTACCGCAGCTAGCGGTAACACATACACCGACCATTTCAGCAAATGCAAAAAGATCGATAACTGTTCAAAAGAAGATTTGATTTTTTTCATACTTAAAAAAGCATATCCGCGATCAGCGCCGTCCATCCGGTTTGGTGACTGGCGCCTACTCCATGGGAATCATCGCCATGAAAATACTCATAAAACAATACCAGCTCTTCGTTGCCTGGCCGCTCGTAAAACCAGCTGTGCCTGCCATGCACCGGTCTTTTGCCATTGGCGTCTTTGGTAAAGATACGGATCAACCTTTGGCGCAACTGTGCCGCCACTGCTTCGAGGTTCATAAAATTGCCCGAATGCTGCGGGAATTCAACACGCAGGTCGTTGCCATAGAAGGCGCCGTATTTTTCTATGGATTTGACCAGTAAATAATTGACGGGCATCCATACCGGACCCCGCCAGTTGGAATTGCCGCCGAACAATCCGGAAGTGGAATCGCCCGGATCGTAGCTCACTTCATAATCGTTGCCTTCGATGCTTATCCGGTAAGGATGGTCTCTATAATATTGGGAAAGCGCACGCACCCCGCCGGGTGAGAGGAATTCCGATTCATCCAGCAGTTTAGTTAACAACGCCGTTAACTTATCTGTATCGACCAGGGAGAAGAGCAGCGTATCCGGATCTTTTCTTTCTGCATAGGCTTTATAATGATGGATGGTTTCTTCATAATGATTGAACCAGTTCCTTCTTTTTTCAAAACCCGGCAAACGGCTGCACTGCTCTTTGGTCAGTATCGACACTGCAAACAGAGGCACCAACCCTACCGCCGACCTGATCTTCAGCGGCACGGGCGCTTTTCCGTATAAGCTCAGCACATCGTAAAAAAAACGATCTCCTTCGTCCCACAGGCCCAGGTGATTGGCGGCATCGGCAATCAATATAAAATGCTCATAAAACTTGGTGACCATGTCTTCAAAAGCCGGATCTTCTGTGGCAATCTCAACGGCCATATCAAACAAATGCAGTGCATACATGGCCATCCATGCAGTGGCATCCGTTTGTTCCAGCTCCACTTCATCGGGCAACTGGCTGCTGCGGTTGAAGACGCCGATATTATCTAACCCTAAAAAACCTCCGCTGAAAATATTATTCCCGCTCAGGTCTTTACGGTTCACCCACCAGGTAAAATTCACTACCAGCTTCTGGAAGATCTTTTTAAGGAATAGGGTATCGCCCTTTCCTGTTCTTCGCTTTTCTATCTCATATACCTGCAACGCCGCAAAAGCCTGTACCGGCGGATTCACATCGCTGAAATTCCATTCATAAGCCGGCATTTGTCCGTTCGGGTTCATATACCATTCCCTCGTAAGCAATATCAATTGATGCTTGGCAAACTGCGGATCAATGATGGCCATGGGTATGCAATGAAAAGCCAGGTCCCAGGCCGCATACCAGGGATATTCCCATTTATCTGGCATGAGGATCACATCGGCGTTCTTGATGTTCTTCCAGCCGGCATTCCGGCCTTGCTGTCTGGCTGCGGCAGCCGGACTGACGCCGTCCGACGACGCCAGCCAGTCTTCTACATCGTAATGATAATATTGTTTGCTCCAAAGCAGACTGGCGAAGGCTTTGCGCTGCAGGGCGGCAAGAGAAGGATCTGTTTGCGCGGGGAAGACTGACCGGTAGAAATCATCCGCCTCCTGTTGGCGCGCTGCAAACAATTGCGGCAGCCGCTCATCAAAAGGCGTTTCGGTTTGATGGCTTGTAATGCGCGCATAGATCAACTGGCTGGCGCCGGGTGCAATGGTTAGTTCATATACAGCCGCACATTTGGTACCCGTTGCTTGTTGCGCCAGCAGTTCCCTGTTCTTGCCATGTATCACCGCATCATGAAAAGCATCTTTGACAAAAGGCGATGGGTTGGGCCGGCCGAACAAGCGTTCCGTATTGGTCTCATTTTCTGTAAAGAAGATGGCTTGTGGTTGTTGCACATAATAGTAATAGGTACCAAGGTCTTCGTGAGTCGCCTTTACCGTTTGTTCGTTGATCCGTTGCAGTTGCGGTTTTTGTTGCATCTGGCCATACTGCCATTTGTTGAAGAACCATAGTGTGGGCAACACAGTTATAGTAGCGGCATCCTTGCCTTTGTTGGCAACCTCTATGCAGACGGAAATATCTTCGCTGTTTTGTTTGGCATACGTAACCGATACATCGAAATAAGCATCCTGGTCGAAAATGCCTGTATCGAGCAATTCATACTCTTCTTCGAATTTATTTCTGTGCTTATTGGTGCTAACAAGCTCTTCATAAGGAAATGCCTGTTGCGGATACTTGTACAGGTATTTCATATAATAATGCGAAGGCAGGTTATCGAGGTAATAATACAGTTCCTTAACGTCTTCGCCGTGATTGCCTTCGTTATTGGTGAGTCCGAACAGGCGCTCTTTCAGTATGGGGTCTTTGCCGTTCCACAACGCCACCGCAAAGCACAATTGCTGCCGGTAATCCGATATACCGGCGAGCCCGTCTTCTCCCCACCTGTACACGCGGCTGCGGGCATGGTCGTGCGGGAAATAATTCCACGCATCGCCGTTTTCGCTATAGTCTTCCCGAACAGTGCCCCATTGTCTTTCGCTGAGGTAAGGGCCCCATTCTTCCAACGGCACTTCCTTACCGGCATTCTTTTCTAACCGTTCCTGTTCTGCTGTCATACAACTTATTTGAGTTATCCATTGGTGGAGAAGCCGGGATAGAGGGTCATGCCGCCATCACAGAAAACAGTGGTGCCGGTAATATAATCCGATTCGTCGCTTGCCAGCCAGGCCGCCAGTTTACCAATGTCTTCCGGTTGGCCGATGCGGTTATAGGGTATCAGTGTGAGTAGTTTGTTCAGCGCTTCGGGTGTTTCCCAGGCGGCGCGGTTGATGGGTGTTTGAATGGCGCCGGGGCCGATGCTGTTGACACGGATCTTTTTAGGCGCCAGCTCCTGCGCCATGCTTTTCATCAATAACATGATACCGCCCTTGGAGCTGGCATAGTTCACATGACCGCCCCAGGGGATGACTTCGTGTACGCTGCTCATGCAAATGATCTTGCCGGCGGCAACACTTCTCTCAGGTACAATGCCCCTGCGTAAAAACTCGCGCACCGCCTCTCTTGCACAAAGGAACTGCCCGGTAAGGTTGATATCGATGACCAGTTGCCAATCGGCGAGCGACATATTTTCAAAAGGGGAATCTTTTTGCAAGCCGGCATTGTTCACCAGTATATCGATGGTACCGAATTGCTTGTACATAGTTTGGAACATGGCCTGTACCTGGTCTTCCTTGCTCACATCTGCCTGCAAAGCAATAGCCGTACCACCATTGTTTTTGATTTCTGTTACAACGGCTTCTGCTGCTTCGGGATGGGTTACATAATTGACCACCACATTGGCGCCATCATTTGCCAGCGCAATAGCTACGGCTTTACCGATACCGCTGTTGGCGCCTGTAACCAGGGCGGACTGACCTTTTAGTTTGGGATTGGGATTCATGCGGAAGAATTAAGGTTCGATGATGCTGATGCTTGTTTAATGGTATTTGATCTTATATACAAGAATGATCAACGCAAAAATCAATGTGACTCCATTGGCTGCAGTAACCGGAATATTGGAAGTAAAAAGACCGAAGAGCAACCACAACAAAGTGCCGAAAGTGAACAAGCCATACATGGAAAGCGAGATACCCGAAGTATCGCGGGTTCTGATTGTTTTAATGGCCTGGGGAAGAAAAGAGACCGTGGTGCAAAAAGCCGCTGCAAGTCCCAATAGGGTTATCGGATTCATCGCTGGTTTTCAGGGAAGATAAGGCATTGTTACGCATTGCACAACAAAGGATATGAAAAAATAACTTTGATCCGGCTGTTATAATCGCTGCATCAGGTACCTTTTGCTGGTTTCAGCTAAGAGAATATAGATGGCAACAATGACCAGGTCTGCAATAATGATATGCACCGGTAACGGGTACAGGCTGAAAAACTTCCCTACCGGTAAATAGGGAATGAGAAAAGTGATGATGCAACAGCAGACAGCGGTAAGCAGCAGGTATTTGGAAGGTTTGCTTTTTATGAACGGACGTCTTGTTCTGATGATCAATACAATCAATGCTTGCGTAAGCAGGCTTTCCAGGAACCAGGCAGACCTGAACTGTGCAGGTGATGAATGGAACACGAACAATAAAACAAAAAAAGTCAGGAAGTCGAACATCGAGCTCAGCGTACCGAATACCATCATAAAACGTTTGATATACCTGATATCCCAGGTGCGCGGTTTCGCAACCAGTTCATCGTCTACATTATCGGAAGAGATACTGATAAACGGAAAATCAGATAAAAAATTATTCAGCAGTACCTGCACGGGCAATAAAGGCAGGAATGGCAGCAGGAGCGATGCAATGGCCATGCTGAGCATGCAACCAAAATTGGTACTGGTGGCCACGAATAAATATTTGAGGGTATTCATGAATGTTTTGCGGCCCTCCAGTACGCCTTCGCGCAAAACATCGATGTCCTTATCCAACAAAACCAGGTCAGCCGCTTCTTTGGCTACTTCAACCGCAGTATCGACAGATATGCCTACATCAGCGGCTTTCAGGGCGTTGGCGTCGTTGATGCCATCTCCCAGGTAGCCTACGGCATGTCCGGCTCTTTGCAGGGCTTTTACAATCCGTTCTTTTTCTGCGGGGATGATCTCCGCAAAAATATCCGTATCCAGCGCTTTCTGTTGCAAGGCTTCATCGGTGAGATTGGCCAGGTCTGACGAGGTTACGATTTTATCCGGTGAAAGTTGCATAGCCGAGGCAATATGCTTCGCAGCCAGGCGGTTATCGCCTGTAATAACTTTCAATGCAATACCTGTATTGCGCAAAGCAGTGATGGATTCAACGATACCCTTCTTAGGCGGGTCGTACAATACAATGAACCCGAGGAATACCATGTCTTTTTCATCGTCTTTACCGATACGGGTAGTACCTGTAATATTTTTATAGCAAACCCCAATCACCCGGAAGCCATTGCCGCTTAATGCAGCAAAGCGCTGTTTCAACTCATCCTTTACTTCTTCGATCGTACACCGGCTGACCCCTGCCCTTTCACAAAAGCTGCAAACCTGCAGGATATTGTCCACCGCTCCTTTGGTGATCAGGAGCTGCTCATCCCCGAAACTTACCGCCACACTCAGGCGCTTCCGTATGAAATCG
Coding sequences within it:
- a CDS encoding TonB-dependent receptor, yielding MFKKLQVVLSVLAVLLFSVTLQAQETSATISGHVKEAKGAFVAGAVVTVKHEPTGFVTTTQTNSKGIFTVPNLKAGGPYTIKISFIGFKEEVMNDVNLTLGSNPDLNVNLISSTNALTEVTVTAAGRKQVQGGVTVGSRQLNTLPTLGRSLSDFTRLTPASNNNSFAGTNFRYNNLTVDGAINNDAIGFSNSFGGVSGGGQAGSAGAGTRTNPYSLDVIQEVQVQLAPYDVKLGNFTGGSVNAVTKSGTNDFHGSVYGYGRNQTLTGKSVDGLKTKIGSDFYDYQYGATVSGPIAKNKAFFIVNFEQTRRQEPTFYNAGDPGAAITIADAQAIQAQLQGKGYDVGSYDKYKIFTNSDKLFARLDFNLNNRNSLTLRAIYTNGWGNNLERSTTNFQFSSTDFTQHTKNINLVAELKSKLSNNLSNQFNASYINVHEYRDFPGVLSPFMDIGSGRIWAGTWREASIYNMKQQTVELSDNVTYTTGINKFTFGTHNEFYNLTYGFINSWNGRWEYKDVKGFQNDQPTRIRGAFTTDPKYPNDRNSLYNNPPNPFKVALLSAYVQDEITASTKFKITPGIRVDYSAVGNQPTTDPALNTVPANNSANPTYTNTAFSQLNNKWLGQATISPRIGFNWDINGNQSVVLRGGTGIFVGRMPFAWLGYAYTLNGTVYGNIDYKPASGTTVPLAVNPLYLKDTVNKYGGPSASATREVDIIDNNFKLPTIWRSSLAADFKFGNGYKLTLEGMYTKTLYDVKFQQINIKDQAEYYSTGPTKSPVYTGGKLYGGYSNAYFLSNTTEGYRYNLTAQLSKTTNNIRVGTHFLNLNWSAAYTYGVSKDLSNGIRNSFQSNFEVNPAIVPNSPQLAYSNFDLRDRIVATLGGTLVWNQMNATSLNFFYAGQSGSPYTVVYASGGNPFGNAANANLPYIPKDQNDIKLIDNGSYTAAQQWADLNALISGDKYLSTRRGQYAERNALRTPWNHELDLKLMHEFRLSKKNPKQTLQLSLDIFNVLNLINNDWGHVTFVTNVNNYTVNLLTFTTDPSNTNPAFITAKNPTGVVPVGKPSSGYNPAFYFNKPAGLDGHYYTVDPINSRWQGQFGIKYNF
- a CDS encoding ATP-binding protein encodes the protein MIPRRLETSIRAALQRSPSVALIGPRQVGKTTIALNIAEGAPSVYLDLESRLDLEKVRDIHLFHSQNSDKLIVMDEVQRLPELFQELRGIIDQERRKGHKTGQFLFLGSASLDLLQQSGESLAGRITYIELYPVDALEYGGDKYDRLNELWLRGGFPESLLADTESNSLQWRRDFIKTYLERDIPQFGPRIPAETLERFWTMLAHNQGAVLNASHLGRNLEISGVTIGRYLDLMVDLLLIRRLKPWTFNIGKRLVRSPKIYVRDSGIVHALLNIGSYNQLLGHPVVGGSWEGFVIENILSVAPAGMQAFYYGTPGGAEIDLILEFSADEKWAIEIKRSSSPSLSKGFHIACQDVNPQKRYVVYAGTDRFTLTDNVTAISLAELMRELLQV
- a CDS encoding voltage-gated chloride channel family protein, with amino-acid sequence MKKIKSSFEQLSIFLHLLKWSVYVLPLAAVVGSLVALFLWLLNEVTVLREQHEWLLFLLPVAGVLIFFLYKYAGKNAEAGNNLIMEEIHEPGGGVPARMTPLVLITTLITHLFGGSAGREGTAVQMGGSMAGLLGKWMRLNGNDLRILLMAGMAAGFGAVFGTPLTGAIFALEVLAVGRINHTALLPCFIAAFLADITCSAWGIRHTHYAIAPLQAAAAHLLPYLHFNGILLMKVILAGICFGLAGFFFAELSRNIKKYSTQYIKTPWLVPFAGGCIIIVLTLILGTSDYLGLGVTNAHTNGVSIVSSFQPGGAGYTSWFWKLLFTAITIGMGFKGGEVTPLFFIGAALGNAIAALTGSPADLMAGLGFIAVFAGATNTPIACTLMGIELFGGEYTIYYAIACFTAYYFSGHSGIYRAQRVTAAKADMQQQ
- a CDS encoding glucosidase, with the protein product MTAEQERLEKNAGKEVPLEEWGPYLSERQWGTVREDYSENGDAWNYFPHDHARSRVYRWGEDGLAGISDYRQQLCFAVALWNGKDPILKERLFGLTNNEGNHGEDVKELYYYLDNLPSHYYMKYLYKYPQQAFPYEELVSTNKHRNKFEEEYELLDTGIFDQDAYFDVSVTYAKQNSEDISVCIEVANKGKDAATITVLPTLWFFNKWQYGQMQQKPQLQRINEQTVKATHEDLGTYYYYVQQPQAIFFTENETNTERLFGRPNPSPFVKDAFHDAVIHGKNRELLAQQATGTKCAAVYELTIAPGASQLIYARITSHQTETPFDERLPQLFAARQQEADDFYRSVFPAQTDPSLAALQRKAFASLLWSKQYYHYDVEDWLASSDGVSPAAAARQQGRNAGWKNIKNADVILMPDKWEYPWYAAWDLAFHCIPMAIIDPQFAKHQLILLTREWYMNPNGQMPAYEWNFSDVNPPVQAFAALQVYEIEKRRTGKGDTLFLKKIFQKLVVNFTWWVNRKDLSGNNIFSGGFLGLDNIGVFNRSSQLPDEVELEQTDATAWMAMYALHLFDMAVEIATEDPAFEDMVTKFYEHFILIADAANHLGLWDEGDRFFYDVLSLYGKAPVPLKIRSAVGLVPLFAVSILTKEQCSRLPGFEKRRNWFNHYEETIHHYKAYAERKDPDTLLFSLVDTDKLTALLTKLLDESEFLSPGGVRALSQYYRDHPYRISIEGNDYEVSYDPGDSTSGLFGGNSNWRGPVWMPVNYLLVKSIEKYGAFYGNDLRVEFPQHSGNFMNLEAVAAQLRQRLIRIFTKDANGKRPVHGRHSWFYERPGNEELVLFYEYFHGDDSHGVGASHQTGWTALIADMLF
- a CDS encoding SDR family oxidoreductase yields the protein MNPNPKLKGQSALVTGANSGIGKAVAIALANDGANVVVNYVTHPEAAEAVVTEIKNNGGTAIALQADVSKEDQVQAMFQTMYKQFGTIDILVNNAGLQKDSPFENMSLADWQLVIDINLTGQFLCAREAVREFLRRGIVPERSVAAGKIICMSSVHEVIPWGGHVNYASSKGGIMLLMKSMAQELAPKKIRVNSIGPGAIQTPINRAAWETPEALNKLLTLIPYNRIGQPEDIGKLAAWLASDESDYITGTTVFCDGGMTLYPGFSTNG
- a CDS encoding SemiSWEET transporter; translated protein: MNPITLLGLAAAFCTTVSFLPQAIKTIRTRDTSGISLSMYGLFTFGTLLWLLFGLFTSNIPVTAANGVTLIFALIILVYKIKYH
- the mgtA gene encoding magnesium-translocating P-type ATPase — its product is MLNEDLIAHFWSIDQETLFKRTGSGLPGLSENEANARLSRQRKANKVVQPWRRDAKLLLAQYKNPLVLLLIFAVFLSLILKEYSDGIIVLIVLLSTGIFGFFQERNAGRAVEKLRALVHSKVWVRREGKEEEIPADEVVTGDIVLLSAGCMIPSDALILESNNLHVNESILTGEAFPVEKNSGTCKPDAPLSAVGNSVFKGSSVVSGSAVVLTANAGKYTELGKIASSLESEMSVNAFEIGIMKFGYLLMRLTIIATGAILIFNIILHKPFIDSILFALALAIGLTPELLPVITTITLSAGAKRMAAKKVIVKKLSAIQNLGEIDILCSDKTGTITEGAVQIESVIDLNGNRSDKAWLYAYLNAYFETGFSNPMDDAIRQVKEVDITGYTKCDELPYDFIRKRLSVAVSFGDEQLLITKGAVDNILQVCSFCERAGVSRCTIEEVKDELKQRFAALSGNGFRVIGVCYKNITGTTRIGKDDEKDMVFLGFIVLYDPPKKGIVESITALRNTGIALKVITGDNRLAAKHIASAMQLSPDKIVTSSDLANLTDEALQQKALDTDIFAEIIPAEKERIVKALQRAGHAVGYLGDGINDANALKAADVGISVDTAVEVAKEAADLVLLDKDIDVLREGVLEGRKTFMNTLKYLFVATSTNFGCMLSMAIASLLLPFLPLLPVQVLLNNFLSDFPFISISSDNVDDELVAKPRTWDIRYIKRFMMVFGTLSSMFDFLTFFVLLFVFHSSPAQFRSAWFLESLLTQALIVLIIRTRRPFIKSKPSKYLLLTAVCCCIITFLIPYLPVGKFFSLYPLPVHIIIADLVIVAIYILLAETSKRYLMQRL